One Bacillus sp. FJAT-52991 genomic region harbors:
- a CDS encoding HEAT repeat domain-containing protein, producing the protein MVAIPLEIILSIIIVLLVSLLIFFLSLIRIKWKRSIKEKKQADWLKEHEEYLFTLLSTGEWSVRANVSSKFVYEAIEQFFLNFLKTVNDPVSQHHIQQWVEANFTERYRKQLTSRSMAIRLNTLYRIKKFHCTSFQAFLYDYYSSDKVSLEEKILILQILSIFQDERVIELLNKEEEEYPYFYYFDILTKFSNDIVVEKVIENHKNVTTKLQYAAIEYIGSQGWSEYEPLLIELIDHDNEEMSIRAMKALYQLHYLSDMAPLLPHFETERWQKKMWLAKLSMLHHHDACIPYLKQWLTDSSWYVRRAAANALLSYPTGEFELRQIAQFSEDAFARDAAKERLERGIGF; encoded by the coding sequence ATGGTAGCCATACCTTTAGAAATAATATTAAGCATCATTATCGTCTTATTAGTTTCGCTTCTTATCTTTTTTCTCTCTCTTATTCGTATCAAATGGAAGCGTTCGATAAAAGAAAAGAAACAAGCAGATTGGTTAAAGGAACATGAAGAATATTTATTTACCCTCCTGTCTACTGGTGAATGGAGTGTACGAGCGAATGTATCAAGCAAATTTGTTTATGAAGCCATTGAACAATTCTTTTTAAACTTCTTAAAGACCGTGAATGACCCAGTATCTCAGCATCACATCCAACAGTGGGTAGAGGCTAATTTCACTGAACGCTATCGCAAACAATTGACTAGCCGTTCTATGGCAATTCGATTAAATACACTATATCGAATTAAAAAATTTCATTGTACTAGCTTTCAAGCCTTTCTATATGATTACTATTCATCAGACAAAGTAAGCCTAGAAGAAAAAATCCTCATTTTGCAAATTTTGTCGATATTTCAAGATGAGAGAGTCATTGAACTTCTTAATAAAGAAGAAGAAGAGTACCCTTATTTTTACTATTTTGATATTTTAACAAAGTTTTCTAATGATATAGTGGTTGAAAAAGTGATTGAGAACCACAAAAATGTAACAACGAAACTTCAATATGCCGCCATTGAGTATATTGGATCTCAAGGATGGAGCGAATATGAACCTTTGTTAATAGAGCTTATTGATCATGACAATGAAGAAATGAGTATTCGAGCGATGAAGGCTCTTTATCAGCTTCATTATTTATCCGATATGGCACCATTGCTCCCTCATTTCGAGACAGAGCGATGGCAAAAGAAAATGTGGCTAGCTAAGTTAAGCATGCTCCATCATCATGACGCATGTATTCCTTATTTGAAACAGTGGTTAACCGATTCATCATGGTATGTTCGTCGGGCTGCTGCGAATGCTTTATTGAGCTATCCAACAGGGGAATTTGAATTAAGACAAATTGCTCAATTTAGCGAGGATGCTTTTGCAAGAGATGCAGCGAAAGAGCGTTTAGAAAGGGGGATTGGTTTTTAA
- a CDS encoding glycosyltransferase, with protein sequence MNTLLEWARTVVDFLSQMIFFYTVAIILIMLLLFVLAIKQIRKTHLLDFEEPYDEHLRSEFTKPISILVPGKNEETGIVNTVRSLLTIDYPEFEIIVINDGSTDSTLQTMIEAFELKPITSYYRKRLDSKPIRQVYQSKVYPHLFLMDKESGGKADALNAGMNLAQYPFFCSLDADSIIERTAFVKIMKPIIDSGDEIIASGGSVRIANDCVIERGELKKVALSKNRIVVHQVIEYLRDFLFGRIGFGSRNLLLIVSGAFGVFSKEYCINIGGYRTNTVGEDMDLVVRLHRYIKKNKLNKKIAYIPEPVCWTEAPETLSILRKQRNRWYRGLFESLWHNKRMFLNPRYGKIGLISLPYYFFIELLGPLIEMIGYFIILLGPFLGGIYIQYSLALFCCILLLGSMLSMFSILLEEWSFRRYEKIGDFVRLFISSLLESFWYRPLMTFFRVEGFFQIIFRKKSWGDMKRKGVSQS encoded by the coding sequence ATGAATACACTTTTAGAATGGGCTCGTACAGTAGTGGACTTTTTATCTCAAATGATTTTTTTCTATACCGTCGCTATTATTTTGATTATGCTACTGTTATTTGTCTTGGCTATCAAACAAATCCGAAAAACACACTTGCTAGATTTCGAAGAACCCTATGATGAACATTTGCGCTCGGAATTTACGAAACCTATTTCTATTTTGGTGCCTGGTAAAAATGAAGAAACCGGCATTGTTAATACTGTTCGCTCGTTGCTAACCATTGACTATCCGGAATTTGAAATCATCGTCATTAATGATGGTTCGACGGATTCCACATTACAGACGATGATTGAAGCATTTGAATTGAAGCCGATAACAAGTTACTATCGAAAACGTTTGGACTCTAAACCGATTAGACAAGTGTATCAGTCGAAGGTCTACCCCCATTTATTTTTAATGGATAAAGAGTCTGGCGGGAAAGCCGATGCTTTAAATGCTGGAATGAACCTGGCTCAATATCCTTTCTTCTGCTCATTAGATGCTGACTCGATTATTGAACGGACCGCCTTTGTTAAAATTATGAAGCCCATTATCGATTCTGGCGATGAAATTATTGCAAGCGGCGGCAGTGTTCGAATTGCCAACGACTGTGTCATCGAACGTGGCGAATTAAAGAAAGTGGCGTTGAGTAAAAATAGGATCGTTGTGCATCAAGTCATTGAATACTTACGAGATTTCTTGTTTGGTCGAATCGGCTTTGGCTCTCGTAATCTACTATTAATTGTTTCTGGGGCATTTGGCGTTTTTTCGAAAGAGTATTGTATAAACATTGGAGGCTACCGGACAAATACGGTAGGCGAAGATATGGACTTAGTTGTTCGTCTTCATCGATATATAAAGAAGAATAAATTAAATAAGAAGATTGCTTATATACCAGAACCCGTTTGTTGGACAGAAGCTCCTGAAACGCTTTCCATTTTACGTAAGCAGCGGAATCGCTGGTATCGTGGATTATTTGAAAGCCTCTGGCATAATAAACGGATGTTTCTCAATCCCCGTTATGGAAAAATTGGTTTGATTAGTCTTCCTTATTATTTCTTTATTGAGTTGCTAGGGCCTCTTATTGAAATGATTGGATATTTCATTATCCTACTCGGACCATTTTTAGGGGGGATATATATCCAGTACTCCTTAGCCCTCTTTTGCTGTATTTTATTACTCGGCTCAATGCTATCAATGTTTTCTATTTTGTTAGAAGAATGGAGTTTTCGTCGATATGAAAAAATAGGGGACTTTGTCCGTTTATTTATATCGAGCTTGCTCGAATCTTTTTGGTATCGACCATTAATGACCTTTTTTCGTGTCGAGGGCTTCTTTCAAATCATTTTTAGAAAGAAATCTTGGGGAGACATGAAACGTAAAGGAGTTTCACAATCATGA